A window of the Tenebrio molitor chromosome 1, icTenMoli1.1, whole genome shotgun sequence genome harbors these coding sequences:
- the LOC138141548 gene encoding enkurin, whose protein sequence is MSIIAIINHDENINNIVEKSSTQYESDSSGYKKKFKARLKASPEKKVDIKRYATMGLPQENLPDPCDFLQKHSGKLAYTQDPQVKESIQKHVCQKKQKLFPTKDDIIQYDNRKKEAAKLMKNFISKNIKTVLTMKPKEPEQRVVLEPRGETKRLSDGLEPIYIKSDAFGKTPSYLQAFIKNREKLHQMRKDATGVEKPKCRYIRRDEREQLLEGLKHNWEELQKQYQGLPILTDTIPKINRKSKLEAELKQLEKDIVLVERHPYIYVYDDNVISFN, encoded by the exons ATGTCTATTATTGCAATTATAAATCATGATGAAAATATTAACAACATTGTTGAAAAATCTTCAACTCAATACGAAAGTGATTCAAgtggatataaaaaaaaatttaaagccaGATTAAAAGCAAGTCCAGAAAAAAAGGTTGACATCAAACGATACGCAACAATGGGCCTTCCTCAAGAAAATTTGCCTGATCCGTGTGATTTCTTACAAAAACATTCTGGAAAGTTGGCATATACCCAAGACCCACAAGTTAAAGAGAGTATACAAAAGCATGTGTGCcagaaaaagcaaaaattatttcccaCAAAAGATGACATTATCCAGTATGACAACAGAAAGAAGGAAGCAGCAAAGttgatgaaaaattttatatctaaaaacattaaaaccgTTTTAACGATGAAACCGAAAGAACCAGAACAAAGAGTTGTATTGGAACCGCGAGGAGAAACGAAACGTTTAAGTGATGGTTTAGAAccaatttacataaaatctGATGCTTTCGGTAAAACGCCGTCTTACCTTCAAGCGTTTATCAAAAACCGGGAGAAGTTACATCAAATGCGAAAAGACGCAACGGGAGTCGAAAAACCTAAATGCCGTTATATCAGAAGAGATGAAAGAGAACAGTTACTTGAG GGTCTAAAGCATAACTGGGAAGAACTTCAAAAGCAATACCAAGGACTGCCTATTCTAACGGATACCATACCAAAAATCAACCGTAAATCAAAACTAGAAGCGGAACTTAAACAACTGGAAAAAGATATAGTTTTAGTGGAAAGACATCCTTATATTTATGTATATGACGACAAcgtaatttcttttaattag